From the genome of Vulpes lagopus strain Blue_001 chromosome 2, ASM1834538v1, whole genome shotgun sequence, one region includes:
- the SPACA6 gene encoding sperm acrosome membrane-associated protein 6 isoform X2: MALLAQGSTVPSALVALMVFRGPTWACLFCFTSYEDRVRICQIFAGVEGPELEKCQKAFITAFRGLLDIEINDYERNHLHDAFTQMTHTLQEMAMAQGSFKVAFPNAAKKMQEVIKKLKEGVQEASRSFRCRGCYSHVCELSLDCPVQDLTVTRGQQAKFSCSVNFSLPQEEITYSWKFAGGGVSRSGASAKDVGGGFWFSRKCGSGRRGARARFRLRARGRSGDWEAQARLGRRLGGAWSCVRGQRNRGVGRGQGSRRRGLARGGT, translated from the exons ATGGCCCTGCTGGCCCAAGGCAGTACTGTCCCATCTGCCCTGGTGGCCCTCATGGTCTTCAGGGGCCCCACCTGGGCCTGTCTCTTCTGCTTCACATCCTATGAGGATCGTGTCCGCATCTGCCAGATCTTTGCTGGTGTAGAGGGGCCTGAGCTGGAGAAGTGTCAGAAGGCGTTCATCACTGCCTTTCGGGGCCTCCTAGACATTGAAATCA ATGATTATGAGAGAAACCACCTGCATGATGCCTTCACCCAGATGACCCACACTCTCCAGGAGATGGCCATGGCCCAGG GCTCCTTTAAGGTTGCTTTTCCCAACGCTGCGAAGAAAATGCAGGAAGTCATTAAGAAGCTTAAAGAAG GGGTCCAGGAGGCGAGCCGGAGTTTCCGCTGCCGCGGGTGCTACTCCCACGTGTGCGAACTCTCGCTGGATTGCCCAG TCCAGGACTTGACAGTGACTCGAGGTCAACAGGCTAAGTTCTCTTGCTCTGTGAACTTCTCGCTGCCTCAGGAGGAAATCACGTATTCCTGGAAGTTCGCAGGAGGAGGTGTGAGTCGGAGCGGGGCCAGCGCGAAGGATGTGGGAGGCGGGTTTTGGTTTTCTAGAAAATGCGGGTCAGGACGCAGGGGAGCTCGGGCTAGATTCAGGCTTCGTGCCCGGGGAAGGTCCGGGGATTGGGAAGCGCAGGCAAGGCTCGGGAGGCGGCTTGGAGGGGCGTGGTCATGCGTGAGGGGTCAGCGAAACagaggggtggggcggggccagggctcCAGAAGGCGTGGTCTCGCTCGGGGCGGGACTTGA
- the HAS1 gene encoding hyaluronan synthase 1 — translation MTQELPKPTPAARHCSGLARRVLTVTFALLILGLMTWAYAAGVPLASDRYGLLAFGLYGAFLSAHLVAQSLFAYLEHRRVAAAARRAAARGPLDAAAARSVALTISAYQEDPAYLRQCLASARALQYPRARLRVLMVVDGNRPEDLYMVDMFREVFADEDPATYVWDGNYHQPWEPAAAGAAGAGAYREVEAEDPGRLAVEALVRTHRCVCVAQRWGGKREVMYTAFKALGDSVDYVQVCDSDTRLDPMALLELVRVLDEDPRVGAVGGDVRILNPLDSWVSFLSSLRYWVAFNVERACQSYFHCVSCISGPLGLYRNNLLQQFLEAWYNQKFLGTHCTFGDDRHLTNRMLSMGYATKYTSRSRCYSETPSSFLRWLSQQTRWSKSYFREWLYNALWWHRHHAWMTYEAVVSGLFPFFVAATVLRLFYAGRPWALLWVLLCVQGVALAKAAFAAWLRGCPRMVLLSLYAPLYMCGLLPAKFLALATMNQSGWGTSGRRKLAANYVPLLPLALWALLLLGGLVRSVVHEARADWSGPSRAAEAHHLAAGAGAYVGYWVLMLTLYWVGVRRLCRRRSGGYRVQV, via the exons ATGACACAG GAGCTGCCCAAGCCCACCCCGGCCGCCCGCCACTGCTCCGGCCTGGCCCGGCGAGTGCTGACCGTCACCTTCGCGCTGCTCATCTTGGGCCTCATGACCTGGGCCTACGCCGCCGGGGTGCCGCTGGCCTCCGACCGCTACGGCCTCCTGGCCTTTGGTCTCTACGGCGCCTTCCTCTCCGCGCACCTGGTGGCGCAGAGCCTCTTCGCGTACCTGGAGCACCGgcgggtggcggcggcggcgaggcGGGCGGCAGCGCGGGGGCCCCTggacgcggcggcggcgcgcAGCGTGGCGCTGACCATCTCGGCGTACCAGGAGGACCCTGCGTACCTGCGCCAGTGCCTGGCGTCCGCCCGCGCTCTGCAGTACCCGCGCGCGCGGCTGCGCGTCCTCATGGTGGTGGACGGCAACCGCCCCGAGGACCTCTACATGGTGGACATGTTCCGCGAGGTCTTCGCCGACGAGGACCCGGCCACCTACGTGTGGGACGGCAACTACCACCAGCCCTGGgagccggcggcggcgggcgcggcgggcgcgggcgcctACCGGGAGGTGGAGGCCGAGGACCCCGGGCGGCTGGCGGTGGAGGCGCTGGTGAGGACGCACAGGTGCGTGTGCGTGGCGCAGCGCTGGGGCGGCAAGCGCGAGGTCATGTACACGGCCTTCAAGGCGCTCGGCGACTCTGTGGACTACGTGCAG GTGTGTGACTCAGACACAAGGCTGGACCCCATGGCACTGCTGGAGCTGGTGCGGGTGCTGGACGAGGACCCCAGGGTAGGGGCCGTTGGGGGGGATGTGCGGATCCTTAACCCCCTGGACTCCTGGGTCAGCTTCCTAAGCAGCCTGCGGTACTGGGTGGCCTTCAATGTGGAGCGGGCTTGTCAGAGCTACTTCCACTGTGTGTCCTGCATCAGTGGTCCCCTAG gcCTGTACAGAAACAACCTCTTGCAGCAGTTCCTCGAGGCCTGGTACAACCAGAAGTTTCTGGGTACCCACTGTACCTTTGGGGATGACCGGCACCTTACTAACCGGATGCTCAGCATGGGCTATGCCACCAA GTACACCTCCCGGTCCCGCTGCTACTCTGAGACTCCCTCGTCCTTCCTGCGCTGGCTGAGCCAGCAGACACGCTGGTCCAAATCATACTTCCGCGAGTGGCTGTACAACGCGCTCTGGTGGCACCGGCACCACGCGTGGATGACCTATGAGGCAGTGGTCTCGGGCCTCTTCCCCTTCTTCGTGGCGGCTACTGTGTTGCGGCTCTTCTACGCGGGCCGCCCATGGGCGCTGCTGTGGGTGCTGCTGTGCGTGCAGGGTGTGGCGCTGGCTAAGGCGGCCTTTGCGGCCTGGCTGCGCGGCTGCCCACGCATGGTGCTGCTCTCGCTCTACGCGCCGCTCTACATGTGCGGCCTCCTGCCCGCCAAGTTCCTGGCGCTGGCCACCATGAACCAGAGTGGCTGGGGCACCTCTGGCCGGCGGAAGCTAGCCGCCAACTACGTCCCCCTGCTGCCACTGGCCCTCTGGGCTTTGCTGCTCCTGGGGGGCCTGGTCCGCAGCGTGGTGCATGAGGCCCGGGCTGACTGGAGCGGCCCTTCCCGGGCTGCCGAGGCCCACCACCTGGCCGCAGGGGCTGGCGCCTACGTGGGCTACTGGGTGCTCATGCTGACGCTCTACTGGGTGGGTGTGCGGAGGCTCTGCCGGCGGCGCTCAGGTGGCTACAGAGTCCAGGTGTGA
- the SPACA6 gene encoding sperm acrosome membrane-associated protein 6 isoform X1: MALLAQGSTVPSALVALMVFRGPTWACLFCFTSYEDRVRICQIFAGVEGPELEKCQKAFITAFRGLLDIEINDYERNHLHDAFTQMTHTLQEMAMAQGSFKVAFPNAAKKMQEVIKKLKEVEACIPPCGVQEASRSFRCRGCYSHVCELSLDCPVQDLTVTRGQQAKFSCSVNFSLPQEEITYSWKFAGGVTGAPPRGETKLQVSFRKVLDWAPREAEMIESWSPSLGELLASSGALTPSNQCLLAAAAALASASATLVVWMFFRWYFKGN, translated from the exons ATGGCCCTGCTGGCCCAAGGCAGTACTGTCCCATCTGCCCTGGTGGCCCTCATGGTCTTCAGGGGCCCCACCTGGGCCTGTCTCTTCTGCTTCACATCCTATGAGGATCGTGTCCGCATCTGCCAGATCTTTGCTGGTGTAGAGGGGCCTGAGCTGGAGAAGTGTCAGAAGGCGTTCATCACTGCCTTTCGGGGCCTCCTAGACATTGAAATCA ATGATTATGAGAGAAACCACCTGCATGATGCCTTCACCCAGATGACCCACACTCTCCAGGAGATGGCCATGGCCCAGG GCTCCTTTAAGGTTGCTTTTCCCAACGCTGCGAAGAAAATGCAGGAAGTCATTAAGAAGCTTAAAGAAG TCGAGGCCTGCATCCCTCCCTGCG GGGTCCAGGAGGCGAGCCGGAGTTTCCGCTGCCGCGGGTGCTACTCCCACGTGTGCGAACTCTCGCTGGATTGCCCAG TCCAGGACTTGACAGTGACTCGAGGTCAACAGGCTAAGTTCTCTTGCTCTGTGAACTTCTCGCTGCCTCAGGAGGAAATCACGTATTCCTGGAAGTTCGCAGGAGGAG TGACAGGTGCGCCCCCGCGTGGGGAGACCAAGCTGCAGGTCTCCTTTCGGAAAGTGCTGGACTGGGCGCCCCGGGAGGCGGAGATGATTGAATCTTGGAGCCCAAGCCTGGGCGAGCTGCTGGCCAGTTCCGGGGCTCTGACGCCCAGCAACCAGTGTCTgctcgccgccgccgcggccTTAGCATCAGCCAGTGCGACCCTTGTGGTGTG GATGTTCTTTCGATGGTACTTCAAGGGCAATTAA
- the SPACA6 gene encoding sperm acrosome membrane-associated protein 6 isoform X3 gives MALLAQGSTVPSALVALMVFRGPTWACLFCFTSYEDRVRICQIFAGVEGPELEKCQKAFITAFRGLLDIEINDYERNHLHDAFTQMTHTLQEMAMAQGSFKVAFPNAAKKMQEVIKKLKEVEACIPPCGVQEASRSFRCRGCYSHVCELSLDCPVQDLTVTRGQQAKFSCSVNFSLPQEEITYSWKFAGGVTGAPPRGETKLQVSFRKVLDWAPREAEMIESWSPSLGELLASSGALTPSNQCLLAAAAALASASATLVV, from the exons ATGGCCCTGCTGGCCCAAGGCAGTACTGTCCCATCTGCCCTGGTGGCCCTCATGGTCTTCAGGGGCCCCACCTGGGCCTGTCTCTTCTGCTTCACATCCTATGAGGATCGTGTCCGCATCTGCCAGATCTTTGCTGGTGTAGAGGGGCCTGAGCTGGAGAAGTGTCAGAAGGCGTTCATCACTGCCTTTCGGGGCCTCCTAGACATTGAAATCA ATGATTATGAGAGAAACCACCTGCATGATGCCTTCACCCAGATGACCCACACTCTCCAGGAGATGGCCATGGCCCAGG GCTCCTTTAAGGTTGCTTTTCCCAACGCTGCGAAGAAAATGCAGGAAGTCATTAAGAAGCTTAAAGAAG TCGAGGCCTGCATCCCTCCCTGCG GGGTCCAGGAGGCGAGCCGGAGTTTCCGCTGCCGCGGGTGCTACTCCCACGTGTGCGAACTCTCGCTGGATTGCCCAG TCCAGGACTTGACAGTGACTCGAGGTCAACAGGCTAAGTTCTCTTGCTCTGTGAACTTCTCGCTGCCTCAGGAGGAAATCACGTATTCCTGGAAGTTCGCAGGAGGAG TGACAGGTGCGCCCCCGCGTGGGGAGACCAAGCTGCAGGTCTCCTTTCGGAAAGTGCTGGACTGGGCGCCCCGGGAGGCGGAGATGATTGAATCTTGGAGCCCAAGCCTGGGCGAGCTGCTGGCCAGTTCCGGGGCTCTGACGCCCAGCAACCAGTGTCTgctcgccgccgccgcggccTTAGCATCAGCCAGTGCGACCCTTGTGGTGTG A
- the SPACA6 gene encoding sperm acrosome membrane-associated protein 6 isoform X4 has protein sequence MALLAQGSTVPSALVALMVFRGPTWACLFCFTSYEDRVRICQIFAGVEGPELEKCQKAFITAFRGLLDIEINDYERNHLHDAFTQMTHTLQEMAMAQGSFKVAFPNAAKKMQEVIKKLKEVEACIPPCGVQEASRSFRCRGCYSHVCELSLDCPVQDLTVTRGQQAKFSCSVNFSLPQEEITYSWKFAGGGVRTQDQSYFRDILQARGNLVRIRPVQLKYRGTYCCEISHDQFPVARVYFFLNVTGAPPRGETKLQVSFRKVLDWAPREAEMIESWSPSLGELLASSGALTPSNQCLLAAAAALASASATLVVWMFFRWYFKGN, from the exons ATGGCCCTGCTGGCCCAAGGCAGTACTGTCCCATCTGCCCTGGTGGCCCTCATGGTCTTCAGGGGCCCCACCTGGGCCTGTCTCTTCTGCTTCACATCCTATGAGGATCGTGTCCGCATCTGCCAGATCTTTGCTGGTGTAGAGGGGCCTGAGCTGGAGAAGTGTCAGAAGGCGTTCATCACTGCCTTTCGGGGCCTCCTAGACATTGAAATCA ATGATTATGAGAGAAACCACCTGCATGATGCCTTCACCCAGATGACCCACACTCTCCAGGAGATGGCCATGGCCCAGG GCTCCTTTAAGGTTGCTTTTCCCAACGCTGCGAAGAAAATGCAGGAAGTCATTAAGAAGCTTAAAGAAG TCGAGGCCTGCATCCCTCCCTGCG GGGTCCAGGAGGCGAGCCGGAGTTTCCGCTGCCGCGGGTGCTACTCCCACGTGTGCGAACTCTCGCTGGATTGCCCAG TCCAGGACTTGACAGTGACTCGAGGTCAACAGGCTAAGTTCTCTTGCTCTGTGAACTTCTCGCTGCCTCAGGAGGAAATCACGTATTCCTGGAAGTTCGCAGGAGGAGGT GTCCGGACGCAGGACCAGTCCTACTTCCGAGACATCCTGCAGGCCCGAGGAAACCTGGTGCGGATCCGGCCGGTGCAGCTCAAGTACCGCGGGACCTACTGCTGCGAGATCTCGCACGACCAGTTCCCCGTGGCGCGGGTCTATTTCTTTCTTAACG TGACAGGTGCGCCCCCGCGTGGGGAGACCAAGCTGCAGGTCTCCTTTCGGAAAGTGCTGGACTGGGCGCCCCGGGAGGCGGAGATGATTGAATCTTGGAGCCCAAGCCTGGGCGAGCTGCTGGCCAGTTCCGGGGCTCTGACGCCCAGCAACCAGTGTCTgctcgccgccgccgcggccTTAGCATCAGCCAGTGCGACCCTTGTGGTGTG GATGTTCTTTCGATGGTACTTCAAGGGCAATTAA